The segment CCAACGTTTGTCGGCATCAACCTCATGTTCAATGGTCAGCTTGATGGCTACGCCTGGGGGGGAAGCTGGACCATGACGCTAGACGGGGTTACTAAGTCTTTTCGCATGACATGGCTTCCCCCATGGGGATATGAGAACCAGGGACCGGTTGGACACGAAATGGGGCATGGATTTGGGCTTCCACACTCCTCCGGTGACTATGGCCAGACCTATGATTCCCGGTGGGATGTCATGAGCGATATTTGGGACAACTGTAGGGTATCGCGTGATCCGATTTACGGATGTGTCGGTCCCCACACGATCTCCTACCACAAAGACTTCCTTGGGTGGGTCCCAAGCGCTCAGAAGTATACCGCTAGTCCCAACACAGATCAAACCATCACCATGGATCACATTGGCCAACTCGCGTCAGGGACCAACTATCTGATGGCGCAGATTCCGATCAATGGGTCGACGACCCAGTTCTATACGGTTGAGACTCGACGCCTTGTGGGATACGACGCGAAACTCCCGGGTGAGGCCATAGTCATTCATCGCGTCGACACGGCCCGGTGGGATTCGGACGCACAAGTGGTCGATCCAGATAGAAACGGTAATCCAAACGATGTGGGAGCAATGTGGGTGACGTCCGAGACCTTCGTCGACCCGACAAACGGCATTTCCGTCTCAGTACTCTCCTCTACAGCCACGTCGTTTGTGGTGCGAATCATGCTCGGCGACGCAAGACCGCCTTCGCCAGATCTGGTGATGTTTAATGTGGTCAATCCGCCGGCAACCGTTGCGATGGGTGGCAGCTTCTTGACTGGCGACTCCATCTATAACTCGGGAACGGCAGCAGCAGGAGCATCAACTACCCGCTACCGACTGTCCATAGATGCGACCATCACCGGCGGAGATATCCTCTTGACCGGCACTAGGAGCGTTCCAAGCCTAGCAGCAGGGATCAGCCACAGCGGTAGCGTGACCGTCACAGTACCTACGAGCGTTCCAGTGGGAACCTACTTCCTCGGTGCCTGCGCTGACGATCTCGGTGCTATCATAGAATCCAACGAGACGAATAACTGTCTCGCCTCGAAGACGACGATCCAAGTGCAGGCTGTTCCAGCGCGACCCGACCTAGTGGTCAGTAAACTCAGCTTCAAGATAACCGCTGTGCGGAGAGGCGCCAGATTGACGGTGACCGACACCACCAAGAACGCTGGATCAACGGCAGCAGGAGCATCAACTACCCGCTACCGACTGTCCATAGATGCGACCATCACCGGCGGCGATATCCTCTTGACCGGCACTAGGAGCGTTCCAAGCCTAGCAGCAGGGATCAGCCACAGCGGTAGCGTGACCGTCACTGTACCTACGAGCGTTCCGGCGGGAACGTATTATCTCGGTGCGTGCGCTGACGATCCCGCTGTGGTGGCAGAAGCGAACGAGGGCAACAACTGTTTGGTCTCCAACAACCCGAAGCAGATCATAGTACGGAATTAGGGTCAGCGCGAACTTGATTCTTCGCGGTGTCCGGAGGAAGTGACCTACACGGCGTGGGACTTAGGACCATTCGCCAAGGTGGAATCTGTCGATGGTTGCAGATTCCACCTTGGCGTCAGTATGGAGCGTAGAGCTTCCTCACTTACGGATGCTGGACTGATCAAGATCGCTTTTCAGGCGGTACCAGCACGGGCCCATAAAGTCCGCATGAAGAAACGAAGGCATAGTGTGGACAGTATGCGCGGGCAGGGTGGAGAGTCAATAGTAGTGTGGGAGCACGCGCGGTGCGGCGCCGAGGCCGATCTGAACACCGACGCGGACCTGTTGTGCTGCGAGCCGGGCCGCACGTCGGCAGACCGCTCCGATCGCGATGGTCGTACCCGTTTGCGTACATTCTTACAGGGTCAGTGTCGTCATCAGGGACAGGGTCATCAAGACGGGGCACGATGACCCTGCCCGACATCTCAGGCGATGCGTTGGCTGAAGAGACGCGCACACCTCTGCTCCCACAATCCGAGATGGCGAAGGATGCGCTCGATGCCCTGCCCCGGAGACCCGCCGCTATTAATCCCCGTGATTTCGGTGTCAAGTTCTTCAATCTGACCCCCTTAGGGCGCACAAACCCCAGCGTGACCCGGCCACGGCCCTGAGGAGCGTGTTCGCGCAGTAGAGGAACACGGGTCCCGAAGTTGTCCTTAGGTGACCGTACCGGCGCGAGGCTCTACCCCGAGTTCTTCCAACGCGACAAGGCGTTGGCTCGTCGCGATCCTCCTCGCCCTCCTATGGCAAGACCGCCACCTTACCCGTCGGGTACGTCTTCCTGAGGACCTGGCAACGGCATGTCCCGCCTGAGCACCCCCTCTAAACTGAAGTTCCTGCCAGCGCATAGCGAACGTTCCCTGTCTTTTCCGTTGATTAGCGCAAGAGTGGGGTTGTATTTTCTGTCTACACGTTGATCTGCTGAATCTGTTCGAGTGCACGCTTTTGCGTTGGGTTGAGGCTGGTGATGACGCTGGAGATTATCTATAAGGGTAAGAGCATCGCCGGCGTCTTGGACATGACCGTGGAAGAGGCGCTCCGCTTCTTCCAGCCTGTCCCCAAGATCAAGGAGAAACTCCAGACCCTGTTTGACGTCGGGCTTGGCTATATATCACACTGGGCCAGTTGGCCACGACGCTCTCGGGCGGTGAGGCGCAGCGGGTCAAGCTGTCGCGGGAACTCAGCAAACGAGGGACCGGCCAGACCCTGTATATCCTGGATGAGCCGACCACCGGGCTGCACTTCCACGATATCCGCCAACTCCTGGAGGTCCTGCACCGCCTGACCGATGTTGGCAACACCGTCGTAGTGATCGAGCACAACCTGGAGGTGATCAAGACGGCCGACTGGATCATCGACCTGGGCCCGGAGGGCGGGGATGAGGGAGGGCATGTCGTCGTAGCAGGACAGCCGGAGGAGGTGGCCGCCCATCCGACCTCCTACACCGGCCAGTTTCTCAAGCGGATGCTTTAAGGGTAACTATTCAGGTGTTTAGGCTGAAGGCTGTTAGTCATTGCGCATGGACCAAATCAAGGCACCCAGAACCTTTTCGGTCTCCATCATTGTCGCGTTGTATTCGGAAACGCTTGGCTCGTCTGTGCGTGTTCCCACAGTCTAAAAGACTACAGTCTATCTACCTAAGTAGTTATCTTTGAGGTTGAGATGTCCAAGTGACAGTGCGACCCCTTTTGCCTCGTCCTTCGTGGATTTCTTACGTCTGCGCATCCAGGACCGCGATCTGACCCAGACTGTGGTTAAGCTGGCGGAGGCGGGGACCACGCCGTCTGCTGCAGACAGTGCCGAACCAGTCGCTATGCACGTACCGGAGCAGGCTGGTAGCGCCGGACACGGATCGTACGCTCGCGCTGACGCGCTTGCGCGATATCGTAGGACGATTGCATGCGCATGAGCGTCTCCATGTCCACACCGAAGGCTTTTTCGAGACGTAGTGCCATGTCGCCGGAAAGGGAAGCCTTGCCGTTGAGCAAGCTGGACAGCGCTGGCCGGCTCACACCCAATGTCTGTGCGGCAGCAGTCACGGTCAAGCCGTGCGCGTCGATGATTTCGGTACGAATAAAGTCGCCCGGATGAGGCGGGTTCAACATACGCATCGTCATGTCTCCTGTCAGTGATAGTCCTCGAAATTCACGTCATGGATTTCGTCGTCCTCGACGCGTAATGTGAGCCGCCAGTTCCGCGTCACGTGTAGGCTCCATGTGCCTTTGCGGCTGCCGGTTAATACATGCGCCTTCCACGCCGGGAACGCGCGAAGCGTTTCCACATCCTGTACGTCCTGCAGGAACGCCAGCATCTTACGGAGCTTGTCCACGGCCTCGGACGGAAGACCTTTCGTCACGTCTTCTGCGTAAAGCCGTCTTAAGGGCTTGTGGGTGAAGCTCCGGATCTTCACTCTATCAATGTAGCCTGTTAGGCGACACTTGTCAATAACACAACACCCCCTCCTTCCCCCTCGCCCCATCGGCTGCGCCATGTACGCTAGAAGGCGTGTTGACACTAGGGTCGGTGTCTGCCAGAGTCACCGGCAGTTTGCCGGGCCGCCTGATTCCACCGCCTTTTCCTTGATAGGGGTAGGGTAGCTTTCTATACTCCCGCGAGTGATAACCAGACGAATATAGTGCAACTGGTGTAAGACTTCCGCAGTGGAGGGGTCGGATGATTGCCGACGGCCACGGTGGTGTCATATGGAATCAAGCGAACGCGCCTGACAGATATGATAAAAATGAGCCCCGCCATCTTTTGGCTATCCGGATTGATCTGTGAAATCCGCTGCGTGTAAAATAGAAAATAGGGACAGACACTATTATCGTGACGATTCGTGGTGTTCGCGGTCATGATCGGCATGCCACGGATTACTCGAACCGTTGCAGCCAGCCACCCGTAGCATGTGAGACAACGAGGGAATTAGCACCAGACGGTCTTTCAAAACGACAGCGATGCGAAGGCACACGATGACAGAGCGGCCACTGCAAAGAGACGGGTTCATCTGGGAGGTGCGCAGGACACTGGACGAGTAAGACACGTGGTGCAGAGGGGAAGACCAAGAAAGGATCTCAATAAATAGTGTCTGTCCCTATATCCAATATCTTCTAACGTCGGCTTTTGAAAAAGATCACCACCGGCAGGTAATGGCCGATTGGAGCTAAATCCTAAATCTGTTCAGGTGTAGCCCTTGCAGCGAGTATATCTTTTTGATATAGTCGTGCTATGCACATCATTTCACTGAAGATGCTGCGTGACTTCTGGCACAGGCATCCTGAAGCCGAGCAGTCTTTGCGCAACTGGCACACCGTCGCCGAGAATTCTCGCTTTGCTGACTTTGCTGATCTACGGCAGAGCTTTTGTGGTGCCGATTATGTTCCGCCTTATACCGTGTTCGATGTCGGCGGCAACAACTATCGGGTTGTTGTCATCGTTCGCTACCGCGATGGCAAGATATTCGTGCGTTGGGTAATGACTCACCGGGAATACGACAACTGGTGCAAGCTTTACAGGAAAGGCAAGGTGTAAACATGACAACCGCTACTGCGACTCTGGACATCAAGGCGCTGCAAAAGACTTGGGCCGCGTTTGATCGCGTCGCCCATTTGCGTCCGATCCGTACCGAGGAAGAGTATGACCGTACTGTTTCGCTTATGAACTATCTGTTGGACATGGTCGGCGACCGGGAGAATCACGCCTTGTCAGGGCTTCTTGATCTCGTCAGCGAACTGGTGGCGGACTATGACACCAACCACTTCGCCATCGAAGCTTCCGAACCCAATGAGGTTTTGCGCTACCTGATCGAATTACGCGGTCTGAAGCAAGGTGATCTGGCGGAGATCGTCCCACAGAGCAACCTTTCAGCGATTCTTTCCGGCAAGCGAAAGATCAGCGCAACCCTGGCGGGGAAGCTGGCCAAGTTCTTCAACACCAGCCCAGCGGTATTCGTGCCTGGCTAAATAGGGAAAATAGGGACAGACACTATTATCGTGACGATTCGTGGTGTTCGCGGTCATGATCGGCATGCCACGGATTACTCGAACCGTTGCAGCCAGCCACCCGTAGCATGTGAGACAACGAGGGAATTAGCACCAGACGGTCTTTCAAAACGACAGCGAATCGGAGGCACACGATGACAGAGCGGCCACTGCGAAGAGACGGGTTCATCTGGGAGGTGCGCAGGACACTGGACGAGTAAGACACGTGGTGCAGAGGGGAAGACCAAGAAAGGATCTCAAAAAATAGTGTCTGTCCCTATTTTTGATTTTTTGGCTATCCGGATTGATCTGTGGAAATAGTCGAATGAATCCCGGATCCATTTGGACTGCAATCTCCCAGGCCGTCCGATGCTGGTGCAGATTAGTGATCTAATGTACGCTCCTCCGATCCGAGGAGGAGGATGTAAGGGAACCTTAGTGGAACCCGGCGACTAATGGCGCAGAAAACGCTTGACATCTCTGGGGGGGGGCTATCCTTGCACGAGTTGTTTTCATGCTTGACATTCGGAGCATGTGATAAGTTGCCGTCCCTATCCGTGAAATACTACGGGATTTGCAGTACACAGTAGAGATAAGGAGACCCCAACGGTGACCCGTCTCGCCCGCTTTTACGTGTGTGCCACCGCCCTGCTCCTTGCCTGCGCGCTCGCCCCGGCCTTTGCCGCTGAAGCCGCCACTCGCTTCGTCGCCACCACAGGTAGTAACGCCGGGCCAAATACTTGCCTCGCATCCGGGTCACCCTGCAAAACGATCACCTACGCCCTCATCACCCAGGCCGTGGCCAACGACACGATCTCGGTCGCGGCCGGGACCTACAATCCCGCCCTGGGCGAGACCTTCCCCCTCGTGATCGCCGTCAACCTGACCCTCACCGGCGCGGGTGCGCCTGGTACGATCATTGATGCCGGAGGGACGAACCAGGTAGTCCAGAACAACTTCGCGACCGTGACCATCTCGGGGGTGACGATCACGGGCGGCGATTTCGCCCAAGGTGGTGGTCTCTCCAACTTCGGCACGCTCACCCTGACGAACAGCACCGTGAGCGGGAATACGGCAAGCTGCGCGGCAACGACACTCTCCTGCTTCGCCCAAGGTGGAGGCATCTACAACAACGCCGGCACGCTCACCCTCACCAACAGCACCGTGAGCGGGAATACAGCAAGCTGCTCGGCCAGCGGCAGCGGCAACGGATGCCGCGCCGAAGGCGGCGGCCTCTACCTCAACAGCGCCACGACCCTTGCGAACAGCACCGTGACCGCGAACACGGCGAGCTGCACCACCAGCGCGGGCGCCTCCTGCAGCACCGGCGGCGGCGGCACTTTCAGCGATGGAGAAGGAACATCGGTCCTGAGCCTCGGGGCCACGATTGTCGCGCTCCAGCTCGCGGGGGCGGACTGCGACGGCGACGCCAGCACCTCGAACGGCTTCAATCTTGACAGCGACACCACTTGCGGCCTGTCCGGGACTGGGGATCAGTCGGGGGTGGTAAACCCCCTTCTCGGGCCCCTCCAAAACAACGGGGGGCCGACCAACACCCACGCGCTCCTCACCGGGAGCCCCGCCATCGACGCCGTGACGAGCGGCTGCCCGCCGCCTGCCACCGACCAGCGCGGCATCACGCGCCCTCAGGGTCCCGCCTGCGACATCGGGGCGTATGAGGTCCAAACGGCGGCGGCCGGCATCCCCACCCTGTCCGAGTGGGCCCAGATCGGCATGGCGGCCCTGCTCGTGGGCGGCGGGTTGCTCGCCCTCAGACGGAACAGGCAGCTATCGTGAGGACTGACTAAACGCCGTGGGCTGACGTCTCTTTTTATCCCATGCGCACCATACCGCAGCAGAATCTCCTGAAGCAGCAACAGGGCCTGTACTTCTGCCTGCGCTTCGGCCTCTACACCCTGCTTGCCTTCCTGTTCCTGTATGCCCTGGACGATCGGCTCGTCGTGCCGTTTACCCGTGTCATCGCCTGGCTGTCCCACACCCTCCTCACGATCCTGGGTGCCCGAAGCTGGGTTGCAGGCGCCTCCGTCGGCATCCCCGGCTTTGCGGTCGAGATCAAGAACAACTGTAACGCGATCTATGAGATCGGCCTGTACGCCTCAGCGGTCTTCGCCTACCCCGCGACCCTCACGCAGCGCATCCTCGGATGTCTCTCAGGCGCAGTTGTGCTGTTCCTGGTCAACCTCCTGCGCGTGCTCAGCCTGATCGGCATAGGCCGGTACTTTCCTGGAGGGTTTCAGATTGCCCACCTCTACCTCTGGCAGGCCCTTTTCCTCGCCCTCGTCGCCGCCTGCTGGCTTATCTGGCTTAGCCGGATTCGCAGACTCGCTTAGAGCGTCCTGGCGGGGCTTCATCCTCCGTGCAGGCTCCCTCTTTATCCTCCTCGCGTTGCTGTGGGTTGTCCTCGCACCCGCCTACGCCCACCTGCTCGCGGCCTTCGCCTCCCCCCTGATCCCCTCGATCGAATCCTCCCCCGGCACTCGCTATCTTGTGGAGGGCACCACCATCATCGCCGTGCGCCCCATCATGCGGCAGACCTCCGAGACGGTCACCGTCAGCCGCCTCCTACTGCGAGATACCTCCGGCGACTACCCCCTGGCCCTCCTGGCCGCGCTCGTGTTCGCGACCCCGGCCTGGTCACTCACGCGACGGGGCAGAGTCTTCGCCGTGACCGTGGGCCTGCTCATCCTCACCCAGTTCCTCTCGTTGCTGGTCAATATCGAGTACACCAAGCTATGGCCGCAGAAGACCGCAGCCGGCATTGTGGTCTCTCTCGACTACTCGAAGGCGAAGATGATCCTGTTCGATTGGCTCTACGCCTTCCTGGAGTTCATGGGGAGGGGCTTCTTTGCGCTGCTGCTCTACTTCGGGGCCATCGCCCTTGTGTGGGGACGCCCGGAGCCGGGATCAATGAAGGGCTCAGTGGGCAGAAACGAGCCCTGCCCCTGCGGAAGCGGCATCAAGACCAAGCGGTGCTGTGGGAGGTGAGGGGGTGATGAACCGATCCGGGCAAAGCGCGGAAGGCGACAGGCCCTCGCCCCCCGCGCCCTCTCCGACCTCCCGGATCTTTGCCGACAGTCGCTGTATCGCCCCGCAGTAAGACCGGACAGCCTTCTTACGCCGCCTCAAGCCGCCTCAGTTGTTTGAACCGGTCGGTGGGGACGCGGGTAAGGTCGTATTGTGCCTGCTGGAGCAGCCAGCTTTCGGCGCTCCCTCCGAAGACCTTTGACAGTCGTACGGCCATTTCCAGAGAGATGCCGCGCTTCCCGTTCACGAGTTCGGACAGGGTGGTACGCGTGACGCCGAGGGCCGCGGCGGCCTCGGTTATAGTCAGGCCGAGCGGCTCGATACAGTCGTGTAGCACAACACCGCCGGGATGAGGGGGGTTCTTCATGCGCATGGTCAAGCCTCCTTAGTGGTAATCCAGATAATCCACGTCCCACGCCTCGCCCTCGGCGAAGCGAAAGATGGTACGCCAGTTCGCGTGAACGGTTACGGCATGAAAGCCCTGAAGGTCGCCTCTGAGCGGGTGCAGCCGATACCCCGGCAAGTCCATGTCGGACGCCGACCGCGCCGCATTCAGCCTTGCCAGAATACGTCGCAATTTGTCGGCATGCTCGGCGGCTACGCCACGTGCGTCATCGTTCTCGAACAGCCTTCGCAAGCCTTTATGCCGGATCGAACCAATCATGCGTCAGTGTAATGAGTTACGTGACGCGTGTCAATCATGACGTTCGCGGCATGGTGCGTGCACATAGTTCCTGCGCTACGGACACCCCGGAATGGATGATTGCACGACCTGACCTCAATCGTTTACTGCTGAAAACTGACCGCTGATGGCTGAGAGCGTATTTCTGCTTGATATGGGAGGGGGCATGGCTACACTGGAGCCCTCCAACTCGCAGCCGCACTGGTTTCGAATTGTGTGGTGTATCTCACGAACGACAGGGATCTTCCGCCCGTACCCGGTCTTCGAATTCTGCAGCTCCACGACTATCTCCCAACACTGTAAAGCCGTCAGGCCCGCAATCTACCGGCTCCCCACGTTCAGTACACTGCCCGGGAGGTGGTGAGTGGGCTGAAGGCGAAGTGGTGCTGCGGGGGGGGCTAGGGCGATTGAATCCGAACTTTCGATAGCAGCGAGCGTCCACGAGCCAGTCCACTTAGACCCGGGCCGAGCTTTACACGAGTAGGTACCTTGGGTATAGTTGCGTGTCATGGATGCTTTTTGTCTAGCCGCGATCATTCAGGAACTGCAAGCCATTCTCCCTGGTGCCAGGATCAGTCGCCTTCAGCAACTCGATCGGTGGAGTCTGCTTCTGGTCTTTCATAGGGGACGTGGGCAAGAGGGGCTCTTGCTTTCTGTCGAGCCTGGCGCGCCCAGGGTCGAGTTGCTCTCGCCGCCACGTAAGCCTTCTGTATCCTCGTCGAGGTTTGGGGATTTCGTCGCCTCGAAGACGAAGGAGGCGCTGATTGAGGCGGTTGAACAGGTGGGGTTGGACCGGATCACGGCGATAGAGATGAGCGGCGGCCCGCTGCCTGGTTCGACGAGGCTCACCACAGGCGAGGCGGCCATGACCCTGTATGTGGAGATGCTTGGGCCTGCGAGCAACTTTATCCTCGTCGATCGAGTCACTGGAACGGTCATCGACCGCCTTCGCTCGACCTCCGGAAGAACGAGGGGTAAGACGCCGGAACCGGGTGAGCCGTATCAGTCCCCCTTTGATTGCAGTCGCGTCGATCCCAGGTGTGTCAAAGAAGACGAATTTCAAGAACTGGTCCGCCCGCGCCTCGCTGAAGGGGTCGAACCGGCGCGCGCACTCGCGACCTGCTTTACAGGGTTCAGCTCATTGATGGCGACGGAACTGGTAGCCCGTTCCGGCCTCTCGACACTCGCCCCCCTCGACGAGCAAGCGCGCGCCCTGTGGAAGCCGTTTCGCGATCTCATGGGTCGTGTGGCTACCGCGTCCTTCAAGCCCAGGCTTATCATAGGGAGCAATGGGGAGTCGGCCGGGATCGCGGCCTTTCCGCTGATCACAGTTGCGGATAACCATCAGGTTCCTTATTCCACCATGGCTGAGGCGCTTGCTGCCTACCATGGAAGCCGCGATCAGGTTGAGCGGCCGCAGACCATTCTGGCTGGGTTGCTACGCCGCCTGCAGAGTGAGATCAGTGCGGCGGAGCGGCTTTCGGCCAGTCTCGGACAGGAGGCAACTCTCTATCGTGAGGGCGAGCTCCATGCGCGGAAGGGTCAGCTTCTGCTTGCCAATCGGGCCGGGATTCGGCGCGGAGAACAGACAGTCGAACTTGTCGACTACGCTGATCCAGGAACGCAATTGCTGCGAATCGAGCTGGACCCCGCATGCTCCATCGAGGAGAACGCCAAGCGATACTTCGCGCTGCACCGCAAGGCTAAACGCGGAGGGGGAATCGTCGAAAAGCGTCTTGAAGAGGCCACCAGGCGGCTGGCCACGCTCCGGTCGCTGGTGCAGGAAGCGGAGACGGCGAAGGATGTGGGCGAGTTGCAGCGGATTGACGCCGCCTTAGCTCGTGTGGCGAGGCGCCGCCCCATTCAAGGGCCTGCAGCGTCGCGTGTTCGGGAATCGGAAGGCCCCGAACCGCGCACCTTCCGCTCCTCGGATGGCCTGGCGATCCTGGTTGGTAAAAGTGGGGCGGGTAATGATCACCTGACCTGGAGGCTTGCCCGACCTCACGATCTGTGGCTTCACGCCCAAGGCATCCCCGGCTCGCATGTCCTCGTTCGCCTGGCGAAAGGAAAGCAGACCCCACCGCGAACCTTGTGCGAGGCGGCGCAACTCGCGGCCTACTACAGCCGGGCGCGCGGGCAGGTCAAGGTGCCGGTGGACTATGCCCTGCGGAAATTCCTGAGGAAGCCGAAGGCTGCTGCGCCAGGGGCGGCGCTGCTATCGCGGGAGAAGACGATCACTGTTCGGCCCGAGGCCGACCTGGTCCGCCGACTGCATGCCGCGGAAGACGCTCTCCGCACAGAGGGTTGAGTCCACAGGGGGTCCATTCCCCGCGGCGTGCCGCGAGTTAGTCATACCGGTGGAAGCCGGTATCCAGAGGGCCAGACTGGATTCCGTGTCAAGCACGGAATGACGGGCCAGAACAGAAGACGATACCCAGCAACTTGCTGCGGGGTAGTTCATTCTACTGGGGGTTCATTGGCGGTCTATGCGGCTATCGATGTCGGGACCAACACCCTCCGTCTGCTTGTGGCCGACGCGGTGAGTCCTGATCACTTCACCGTCCTTCATGAGGAACAGACGATTCCTCGCCTCGGCGAAGGATTGATACCAAGCCGGCTGCTCCAGGATGCGCCAATCCGGCGAAGCCTGACGATCCTTAAGAGGTTCGCTGAGGTGGCTCGCCGCCTCAAGGCCACGCACGTGGCGGCGGTCGCCACCAGCGCAGTGCGGGAGGCGGGCAACCGCGAGGAGTTTGTCGCTGCGGTGCTTCTGGAGAGCGGGCTCAGCATCCAGGTGATCGACGGCAGCGAGGAGGCGCGGCTGACCCTGCTCGGCGTTCGGCACGGGCTTCGCCTCGGGTCGAGCCGGGTCCTGGTCATGGACATCGGCGGGGGGAGCACCGAGTTCATCCTGGCCAAGGGGGAGACGATTGAGGCGATCGTGAGTACTGGCCTGGGCGTGGTCAAGCTGACGGAGGCACATCTCACAAGCGATCCTCCTACCCCCGGCGAGTTGCAGGCCATGGAACGGGTTGTCGCGGACCGGGTTGGCCGGCTTCGAGACGAATTACCTGACCTCCAGGGGACGGCGCTCATCGGCGCCGCTGGGACCCCGACAACCCTCGCTGCGATTGATCTGGGGCTCACCGTCTATACCCCCGATCGAGTAGACGGCCACCGGCTGTCGATGACTCGGACCAGGCAACTGCTTCACGAGTTGGCGACGAAACCGCTGGCCGAACGGAGTAAGATACCGCTCTTGGAACCAGGGCGCGCCGACCTGATTGTTGCGGGAGCTACCCTTGCCGTAACGGTCATGTGCATGCTTGGCTACGATGAGTTCATGGTGAGCGACAGTGGTCTGCGCGAAGGAATCCTCCTCGACCTCCTCAGGCACCACAAAAAATCTCCCCCCCTTTAGAAAAAGGAGTTGGGGGGTTTTGTGGCGGGCCTTTTCTTTGCGTTGACAACGTCTTTGTTGTGTGCTAAGGATCATACGACTATAGGGGGATTCGCAAGCGCTGAGCCTACTGAATCACTCGATGGATGCTGACAAAGTATTGGTATTGAATAACTCGTTTGCACCCCTCCACGTCTGCACTACGCGAAGAGCAATTGTTCTCCTGTATACCGGAAAGGCCGAACGGATCGAGGATAGTCCAAGCATTGTTCACTCCCCCTCGGTCGCCTTTGTCATCCCTTCCGTAATCCGCCTCCATCGCTATGTGAAGCTTCCGATCATCCCCTCAATCGCTTTCAGCAAGAAAAATATTCTGAGGCGGGACGCCTATACCTGCCAGTACTGCGGTCGTAACAGCGGTGAACGGATGACCATCGACCATGTGATTCCCAGATCGCTGGGGGGACGAACCATCTGGGAGAATGTGGTGAGCGCGTGCCGCGCCTGCAACGTGAAGAAAGGGAACACGCCCCTTCACGAGGTCAGGATGAACCTGCTCCGCAAGCCCTCCAAACCGGCCTCCATCTTTTACCTGGGGATCATGGCCCATTCTCCACACCGGATCATCTCCTGGAGCACGTATCTCCCCCGCGACGGTGGCGGGGACCTCCAGGGTGCCCGTTCTTGACCGCCCTGACTATGCCTAGTTTCAAGCTCGTCTGCGACTATCAGCCAAAGGGCGATCAACCCCAGGCGATCAGGAAGCTGGTTGAAGGGTGTTTGCAGGACAGGCCTCACCAGGTGCTCCTGGGGGTGACGGGTTCGGGCAAGACCTTTACCATGGCGAACGTCATCGCTGCGATCGAACGCCCAACGCTGATTATTGCCCATAACAAGACCCTGGCGGGACAGCTCTATGAAGAGTTCAAGGCGTTTTTCCCGCACAACGCCGTTGAATACTTCGTCAGCTACTACGACTACTATCAGCCAGAGGCGTACCTGCCTGTCACCGACACCTTCATCGAGAAGGATTCCATGATCAACGATCACATCGATAAGCTTCGCCATTCAGCCACGCGTTCGCTGCTGGAGCGGCGCGACGTGGTCATCGTGGCCTCCGTCTCATGCATCTATGGCTTGGGTTCCCCGGAAGCCTACCATGGGATGATGATCTTCCTGGAGCGGGGCGGCTTGTGTAATCGAGAACAGATGCTCCGGAAGCTGGTGGAGATCCAGTATCAGCGGAACGACTACGATTTGCATCGCGGCAGCTTCCG is part of the Candidatus Methylomirabilis limnetica genome and harbors:
- a CDS encoding archaeosortase/exosortase family protein, whose protein sequence is MRTIPQQNLLKQQQGLYFCLRFGLYTLLAFLFLYALDDRLVVPFTRVIAWLSHTLLTILGARSWVAGASVGIPGFAVEIKNNCNAIYEIGLYASAVFAYPATLTQRILGCLSGAVVLFLVNLLRVLSLIGIGRYFPGGFQIAHLYLWQALFLALVAACWLIWLSRIRRLA
- a CDS encoding type II toxin-antitoxin system HigB family toxin, with translation MHIISLKMLRDFWHRHPEAEQSLRNWHTVAENSRFADFADLRQSFCGADYVPPYTVFDVGGNNYRVVVIVRYRDGKIFVRWVMTHREYDNWCKLYRKGKV
- a CDS encoding helix-turn-helix domain-containing protein, which gives rise to MTTATATLDIKALQKTWAAFDRVAHLRPIRTEEEYDRTVSLMNYLLDMVGDRENHALSGLLDLVSELVADYDTNHFAIEASEPNEVLRYLIELRGLKQGDLAEIVPQSNLSAILSGKRKISATLAGKLAKFFNTSPAVFVPG
- a CDS encoding CARDB domain-containing protein encodes the protein MLKGEQIIRQCHKRLHAALLLFTFSLLSLTPSTMYANSDTLPATKGLSRTAQLANKSLLNVGPTETFSGRLHILYGDAPSGSGLPPTSGYMLLDDHARAIELFFGEQAQGLLGSPMEINQQRVSVTGRAAILPIANGHTPVPLVTVQALQHEGLKPAANAVAAALAVSGSQPWATLLCRFKDSAEVTPHPVEWFKTLMLGTSAPGLEHYWRELSFNNVNLAGSAVYGWYTLPNPRSYYVSGSPEQLNHQKAATDCTAAANPDVLFPTFVGINLMFNGQLDGYAWGGSWTMTLDGVTKSFRMTWLPPWGYENQGPVGHEMGHGFGLPHSSGDYGQTYDSRWDVMSDIWDNCRVSRDPIYGCVGPHTISYHKDFLGWVPSAQKYTASPNTDQTITMDHIGQLASGTNYLMAQIPINGSTTQFYTVETRRLVGYDAKLPGEAIVIHRVDTARWDSDAQVVDPDRNGNPNDVGAMWVTSETFVDPTNGISVSVLSSTATSFVVRIMLGDARPPSPDLVMFNVVNPPATVAMGGSFLTGDSIYNSGTAAAGASTTRYRLSIDATITGGDILLTGTRSVPSLAAGISHSGSVTVTVPTSVPVGTYFLGACADDLGAIIESNETNNCLASKTTIQVQAVPARPDLVVSKLSFKITAVRRGARLTVTDTTKNAGSTAAGASTTRYRLSIDATITGGDILLTGTRSVPSLAAGISHSGSVTVTVPTSVPAGTYYLGACADDPAVVAEANEGNNCLVSNNPKQIIVRN
- a CDS encoding type II toxin-antitoxin system RelE/ParE family toxin, which gives rise to MTKGLPSEAVDKLRKMLAFLQDVQDVETLRAFPAWKAHVLTGSRKGTWSLHVTRNWRLTLRVEDDEIHDVNFEDYH
- a CDS encoding IPTL-CTERM sorting domain-containing protein translates to MTRLARFYVCATALLLACALAPAFAAEAATRFVATTGSNAGPNTCLASGSPCKTITYALITQAVANDTISVAAGTYNPALGETFPLVIAVNLTLTGAGAPGTIIDAGGTNQVVQNNFATVTISGVTITGGDFAQGGGLSNFGTLTLTNSTVSGNTASCAATTLSCFAQGGGIYNNAGTLTLTNSTVSGNTASCSASGSGNGCRAEGGGLYLNSATTLANSTVTANTASCTTSAGASCSTGGGGTFSDGEGTSVLSLGATIVALQLAGADCDGDASTSNGFNLDSDTTCGLSGTGDQSGVVNPLLGPLQNNGGPTNTHALLTGSPAIDAVTSGCPPPATDQRGITRPQGPACDIGAYEVQTAAAGIPTLSEWAQIGMAALLVGGGLLALRRNRQLS
- a CDS encoding HigA family addiction module antitoxin; translated protein: MTMRMLNPPHPGDFIRTEIIDAHGLTVTAAAQTLGVSRPALSSLLNGKASLSGDMALRLEKAFGVDMETLMRMQSSYDIAQARQRERTIRVRRYQPAPVRA